Genomic DNA from Maylandia zebra isolate NMK-2024a linkage group LG17, Mzebra_GT3a, whole genome shotgun sequence:
GGTTATTGGATACCATGCTGAATTTGTAAGCTTGCTCATTTCCAAAGAAATTAACCTTCTAATTTTTAACTGGCCGCACGctcatggggggggggggtcctctgtatgtattaccttacaatataaagtgtcttgaggtgattgttgctgtgatttggcccTGTATAGACAAAAGTGAATCgaattatatttgtttaattttaatgaaGAGAGACACTATCAACCAACCATATCACATACATATTTATACCTTATATCATTAAGAGAAATATGAATTTAATccccaagcaaaacatgactCATGTCAGTAAGACATTTGTCATACTtggtcaccaggtttgcacacatctcaggagggattttagcccactcctctttacagaaactctcAAAGCTTCAGCTCCCTCCACAGGTTTTCTACAGGAATGCAGTCTGGagactggctgaggccactccATGACCTTATAACTATAACTAACATGttttttctggcattttggTTCTGATTCTTccccattaaaatgaaactaccataaaaatTAGAGGAAGTTCAATTCTTTGTAAGCCAGCAAACTTATAAATTTGCACTAAATTTGGTTTTTCATATGCATCTATGCATCATCAAATGTCACTGGTCATACCGCTTGAAGTATAATCCCGTGGCGAGATTTGGCTTTCAGGATCTTCTGAAACTCCTCTGACTGGACATAGTCGAGTTGTTCTCGCTTCTTTTTCTGCAccggctcctcctcctcattaGCTGAGGCTTCATACAAAGAAAAGAACCATAAAACAGGCAACGGTAAGTTTACTTCAGCATAAAAAGATAAAGACCTGTGTTCCCAAGAATCTGTGGCagcacaacaaacaacaaaaacaacaaaaagataaCATTATGCAGTCAAGGTACAGAGGCAACAATATCCTGCCATCCTGTGAGGTACCGTACtgctaaaataacaaataattgttatctttaatttaaaactttacaagaaagttaaaaaaagaggatAGCTATCTAGATGTATGAATTACACTGGAAAAAACTGAAATGCGTACCACTGGGTGAGGTGCGATTCCGCTCTACTCGGGCATTGATCTCACTGCTGtcactcctcttcctcttcacagCGTTGGGGTCTTCCTTCACCAGCCCCGTGTCTTTAGCCCTTAGCTTCTTCAGAGCAGCCAGCTTGGCAGCTGATAGGTTGAGGGTGCTGGGAGAAGGAGCTGGAGGGGGGCTGGCATCAAAGAAGAGGATATCATCTCCCTTGGAGAAGCCTCGGCCCAGGGTCGGAGTGTGGGGCGCCGCCGGGCTTTGGGAGGCCGTGGGGACTTCAGAAGCAGCTTTTGGTGACATTAAACAATCTTGGCCTGTCGCACCCCCCGAGTTCTGCAGCGACCTTCTCTGAACTTCTTCCACCCTTTTCCGCCGGCTCTCCAGGAGCTCCCGCTGCTTCCGTTTCTGCTGCTTCAGCAGGTCTGAGGCCGAGATGGACTGAAGAGGAGCTCCCGATGTTTCTTTGGAAACTGAGGATGCCAAATAAGATTtttttgttggtgtgtgtgtgagacagatgACTGAGTTCACAACACTGTAATCAAACGTGTCTTTAATATAACCTAGCTTGCCAAAAAGTGCAAAAGATTTGCAGGTTGTGTACCTGACTGGCTGCCCTGCGTGAGATGCTTCTTCAGCTGCAAAGCTCCAGGTGTTGGCACTGACATCAGGCTCTTAAATTCATCTGAGCAACCTGCAACTTCACCAGACTGCAtggctacaaacacacacaagcaaaaaCAGTTGAAATAGGGAACTCCCTTCTGCCTTTGTTCATCGATCTCTCCTAAAATTACCGACAGGATTGAAAACTACATCAGTATTTTAATCAAAGGAGAAAACAATTTTTAGATCTGAAAGTCGGGGTAAGGAAAAAAGGGTTTGAAGCAAAAAATACTCCTATGCAATTCTATATATCTGTCACCTACGACATCAGGCTTGTAAACATCAACTTCCATGAGGAATGATTCAAatctgtgagtgtgagagaaTCTAGCAGTCCTTACCGAGCCTCTTGGCTTGACTGATGAGCTGAGCCGAGCCTCTCACAAACAGCTTGTCCAGAGTTTTCTGGGtgggtttgtttggtttggaCGCGGTCCTGCAACACACAGGCTTGTTACTGAAAATGCAGCAGCTTGGATGCTTTCAGTCCCACACTGTGTTCCTGGTTTTGTAAGGGTGGCAGTTAACTTGCGCAAACTGACTTCAGCACACACTATTGATTTGAAAATCCAGTTAAAGCCAGAATCTGTGTTGGACAGGGTTATGACCACAGCCTGCATGACTAACTGCTGCAGAGGATACTAACAGAAACAGCTGAGTCaagtttttattgattttactgCATTGTTCTTCATTTGCTATATTGTAGATGTAAAGGGAAAGTAGAAAGAGCTTCCTCTTACAGTCTGACTGACCTGAACTTTAGcaataggaaaaaacacactCACAGTGAGGCGGCACAGGCAGCAGAGGACACGCCGCCGTAGTAGAAACCGTCCTGACAAATCCGCTCTCTCAGGCCACCTGCCTTCCCCTTCCCCATGACTTTACTGGGCGCTCTTCCGGAAAACGACGACTGCAGCTCGGCCCTTTTTGAGCTCATCTTCTTATACTGGGCCTTGACATGATACTGGCAGTATGGGCACTCATACTGTGGAGGAGATGGAAGTTTAAGGCAACAGGATAATCATTTAGGTACAGAAAACACGATAGAACAGACTAACCATGTTAACTATCTGCGAGCATGGctctccgttcctcttcacacCCTTGCAGATACCGTAGTCCTGAGCTTCACCCATCAGCAGCACCTTCTGTGGGTGATCCACCGTCAGGCTCACCTGCACACATTCCACACAAGGTTTTATATTCTGGGAAGGAAATCAGCTTACAGTACAAAAACTACAGACACTACAGACGTACATGATGGGTGTTAGCTACTGGAGGTGGGACTCACCAGACAGTCCATGATACGATACCATCTGTTCAATCACGATACTTTAATAATGCAATGTGCAGACTATTGTGCATTATTGCCTTTTGTCACCTTTTTTCAATTGCAAATTGTATCCTCAAAGTTAGACTTTGCCCGTATCCGTTTTATCCAATGAGATAAAGTTTAGACATATGAGTTACATTTTGCAGTAAAATGTAACATTGTCAAACCTTTATATCACAGTGCCATTAATAGATGGACTAAGGATCTGTTTATCATTAGGTGTAAATGTTCATTTAAAGGCATAAAGGCAAGAAAAAGGTTTGAGCCTCAGACCCTCaagaaacatttaagtggagGCCTCAAGTGTGTCCAATATTCAACATATCAGACTGTCTTTCCTACTGGAAGCTGATTTTAAAGTACAAAATCACTGAGAATGAGAAAATAATTTTTCCTCAGACTCCACATTAGATTCATTTCAGACTTTCTGCTCACCCCGTCATATCCTTCTTTCTGCTTCATGGGGTTTGGGTTGAGGAGTCCGACTACTGTGCCCGTCTCAGTCTTCCAGTGCTCTTTGTGAACTTCAccaaacagaaacagagacacaaacacttcCAGGTTATGGAGGTCATTGAGTTTCCAGATGCTAAAGGTTTTGCCCTGCAGAGAAGAAAGTGCTCAATCAGGAATATTACAGGATAAATGTATTTATCATCCGCATAGAAATATCTTCTTAGTGCTACCACGAAGGTTTTTGACTTCCAcagggaaaaataaataaataaaacaaatcctAGCATCATGCAAGCAATACTGAAATAGTTTGGTTTAATTAACTCCAACTTAAATATATTAAACACCAAAAATTCTTTGCCTCCTGTATATGCAGAACAATCCTACTTCTGTTCAAAGTCATCCCTAAAGGCTGGATTAAAACCAGAAAAACTCATCCTTAACTACTCTTTTACAAAgagtttttattcatttcttttgtatatttttctATGAAACTGTCACTGATGCTGCACAAACAAAGTCCACAAGGTCTGACTTACACTGCTGTTGCTTTGAGGCGTGGCTTTATTGACCAGCACAGCAAACGTCACCCAGTCGCTGTCTTCCAGCTTCTCCCGAGCCATACGCTCCGGTAACTGTGACAGTCGAATCAGACGGCGGTCAGCCATCTTACGGTCCATCTCGCTAGAAGAAACACGTGGTTTTCTGAGGAGACAAACAGAACCGAGCCAAAGACTTAAAAACACAGGaatgggaaaaaacaaaacaagaaaacctaATTCAACTGACAACTTGTCATCACTTCAGTGCTCTGACCTGAGCCGCAGTCCTGAATATTTCTCAAGAGCCACGTCTTTGGGAAGAGATGGATAAGAAGGAGCTTTAGGCTGCACTGCTGACGCAGCTGCTGCAGGTCTGCTATGGGACGCTGAAGGTGAGCGCAGAGCATCAGGGGCTGTGCTGGTGCTCTCTATGGGCTTGAAGGAGCTGCCGATCTTTATCTCTACCAGTGGTCCTCTGCTTTCTGAGGGGAGCACAGCCAAGAAAAACTCAGACACAGAACATACGTGCATCACTCTAATGTGTGTGACGACACAATCACTTTGTTTAAGGAAAAACTGGAGTTTTACCCGGTGATGTGCTG
This window encodes:
- the mcm10 gene encoding protein MCM10 homolog isoform X2 gives rise to the protein MESEDDLDILTALLAESEGIGEEQESQEQADDLDGLFDEENDEEYKEGVEEEEHNVDEMLELFGDVDDIKQEEKDKESEGDCENLNKSKEDLQEELRQMKEQMERLQQQLEASQKVSVPSASSAKTSGKNSPSVTPVRPKPAPTQQPASKLSQARPATNTQKTPAASSSTPARAGSLKLQESSEFSSQLSFADSFKSKPRVAHQPKPSTSPESRGPLVEIKIGSSFKPIESTSTAPDALRSPSASHSRPAAAASAVQPKAPSYPSLPKDVALEKYSGLRLRKPRVSSSEMDRKMADRRLIRLSQLPERMAREKLEDSDWVTFAVLVNKATPQSNSSGKTFSIWKLNDLHNLEVFVSLFLFGEVHKEHWKTETGTVVGLLNPNPMKQKEGYDGVSLTVDHPQKVLLMGEAQDYGICKGVKRNGEPCSQIVNMYECPYCQYHVKAQYKKMSSKRAELQSSFSGRAPSKVMGKGKAGGLRERICQDGFYYGGVSSAACAASLTASKPNKPTQKTLDKLFVRGSAQLISQAKRLAMQSGEVAGCSDEFKSLMSVPTPGALQLKKHLTQGSQSVSKETSGAPLQSISASDLLKQQKRKQRELLESRRKRVEEVQRRSLQNSGGATGQDCLMSPKAASEVPTASQSPAAPHTPTLGRGFSKGDDILFFDASPPPAPSPSTLNLSAAKLAALKKLRAKDTGLVKEDPNAVKRKRSDSSEINARVERNRTSPSASANEEEEPVQKKKREQLDYVQSEEFQKILKAKSRHGIILQAAEYQLQERYFNVLVKKEQMEEKMRNIREMKCRAVTCKKCSYTYFKPADRCVEENHDLRWHEAMKRFFKCPCGQRAIALDRLPHKHCSNCGLFKWERDGMLKEKTGPKLGGELLLPRGEEHAKFLNSMK
- the mcm10 gene encoding protein MCM10 homolog isoform X1, which encodes MESEDDLDILTALLAESEGIGEEQESQEQADDLDGLFDEENDEEYKEGVEEEEHNVDEMLELFGDVDDIKQEEKDKESEGDCENLNKSKEDLQEELRQMKEQMERLQQQLEASQKVSVPSASSAKTSGKNSPSVTPVRPKPAPTQQPASKLSQARPATNTQKTPAAASSSTPARAGSLKLQESSEFSSQLSFADSFKSKPRVAHQPKPSTSPESRGPLVEIKIGSSFKPIESTSTAPDALRSPSASHSRPAAAASAVQPKAPSYPSLPKDVALEKYSGLRLRKPRVSSSEMDRKMADRRLIRLSQLPERMAREKLEDSDWVTFAVLVNKATPQSNSSGKTFSIWKLNDLHNLEVFVSLFLFGEVHKEHWKTETGTVVGLLNPNPMKQKEGYDGVSLTVDHPQKVLLMGEAQDYGICKGVKRNGEPCSQIVNMYECPYCQYHVKAQYKKMSSKRAELQSSFSGRAPSKVMGKGKAGGLRERICQDGFYYGGVSSAACAASLTASKPNKPTQKTLDKLFVRGSAQLISQAKRLAMQSGEVAGCSDEFKSLMSVPTPGALQLKKHLTQGSQSVSKETSGAPLQSISASDLLKQQKRKQRELLESRRKRVEEVQRRSLQNSGGATGQDCLMSPKAASEVPTASQSPAAPHTPTLGRGFSKGDDILFFDASPPPAPSPSTLNLSAAKLAALKKLRAKDTGLVKEDPNAVKRKRSDSSEINARVERNRTSPSASANEEEEPVQKKKREQLDYVQSEEFQKILKAKSRHGIILQAAEYQLQERYFNVLVKKEQMEEKMRNIREMKCRAVTCKKCSYTYFKPADRCVEENHDLRWHEAMKRFFKCPCGQRAIALDRLPHKHCSNCGLFKWERDGMLKEKTGPKLGGELLLPRGEEHAKFLNSMK